The DNA segment GTATCGTAGCATGACCGACATCAAAAGCCGCATAGGACACCAACTACCACCGCAATGGCTAGCCATTGCCGCCCGGTTGAGCCAAGCGAATACAGGCACGGCTTTGGTATTCCGCCTGAGCCGGGAACATTTAGGTAATCTGTCGCCCTATGAACCCCTACCTTATCAAGGTATTCTGGATCCGGAAAAAGCCATCGCCTGCATTGATGCACGCCTGCAGCGGGAAAAAGCACGCTTGCGTACAGCCTTATTTAAATTGCAGCAGGAACTGGGCAAACCCCAACAACAACCCCAACAACAACCGCAACAAGAACAACAAGCACCGCCTCAGTTTCAAAACAAAACCCACGAAAACAATCCGCAGGACTTGGATGTGGAAATCACTCTGGATGATCAACCGGTGCAACCCCCGGAGTCAGTCAAGGCCCTGCTCAGTTCCATTCAACAGGATCTGGGGGAAATACCGGATGAATACCTGGTGCCCGCCGGTCCGGGTGAATACGATCCCGCCCTGCTTACTGACCGGGAAGCCGATCCCAGTGATGTGTGGAAGGGTACTTATCATGAAGAAGGCGCCTTTCTTTACAATGAATGGGACTACCGTCGGCAACACTACCGCAAAAATTGGTGTGCCGTACGCGAACTGGAACTCACACCCCGCTTTGACCACTTTGCCCGGGACACGCTGAACAAATACAGTGGCCTGATAAAACATTTACGCCGAACCTTTGAGGCCCTGCGTGACGAGCACCGCAATCTCAAGCGTCAAAGCCACGGTGAGAATATTGATTTGGATGCAGTGGTGGAGGCTCTCGCCGACTGTAAAGACGGACGCGAAATGTCTGAGCATTTGTTTAGCCGAATGCACCGGGTGGAACGCAATATCGCCGTTTGTTTTATGGTGGATATGAGCGGCTCCACCAAAGGCTGGATTAACGATGCCGAACGTGAGTCGTTACTGTTGCTGTGTGAAACTCTGGAAACATTGGGCGACCGTTATGCCATATACGGATTTTCCGGCATGGCACGCAAACGCTGCGAGATTTACAAAATCAAGCAATTCCACGAACCCTACAACAATGAAATCAAAGGCCGCATCAGCGCGATCGAACCCAAAGATTACACCCGCATGGGTTTTGCCATTCGCCACCTGGGTCAAGTGCTCAATACCATAGAGGCCCGCACTCGAATCTTAATCGCCTTGTCCGACGGCAAACCGGATGACTACGACAATTATCGTGGAGAATACGGTATTGAGGATACCCGTCGCGCCCTTATGGAAGTCCGTCGCAGCGGCATTCACCCTTACTGTATTACCATAGACAAGGAAGCCAAAGACTATTTACCGCATATGTATGGCCCGGCGGCCTACACAGTGATTGACGAGGTGAGCAAATTACCAATGAAAGTCTCTGATATTTATCGACGTTTGACCACTTAGCAAGGTTGCTACCTGGCAGTTATACTGCCATAAAGGAACTATCACGATTTTAAGCTATCCAATGTTACTATGCGTTCACAGCTTTATATCACTTTGCTTATTCTCGGTTTTGGGGCCGGATTTACCGGCGCTGCGGCTGTGGCCGCAAAAGACGAGAAACCCGCTGCTAAAACCGTGGATAAAGTTCTGGTGCTCAAGGCTGAGCGAAAAATGTTTTTGTTACACAAAAACCAACGCTTGAAAGAATACAGTATCTCGTTGGGTGATGATCCCATTGGACATAAGCAGCAACAAGGCGACGAACGTACCCCCGAAGGCCATTACATCATTGACTACCGCAATCCCCAGAGTCGCTATCATTTGTCCCTGCATATCAACTACCCAAACGCTGCAGATAAACAACGGGCGAGACAAAAAGGCGTCAACCCCGGTGGAGACATCTTTATTCACGGCCTTCCCAATGGCATGGGCCTGTTGAGTTCCGCCTTCAAACACAGCGACTGGACTGACGGCTGTATCGCCGTAACTAACGAAGAAATAGAAGAAATTTGGCGTCTGGTAAAAAACGGTACCCCCATCGAAATTCGCCCCTAATATTCAATTATTAATATTAGGTGATTTAGTTCACATAATCTTTAGCTTTTCGCGGACTATCCGATACAAGGCATGAATCACCACGAAAATGGAGTAGAAGCGATGTATAGACTAGCCCTTTTACTGCTCGTTAGCCTGCTTGCAAGCTCTTTTGTCTATGCAGCGGAAGATTTTCCGGGCAGAACTCACAATAAGTATAAAAATGTGCCCTACATTGAGCTGAATGATTTACATAGCCGTTTGGCCAATGTCACTATTGTGGACGTGCGTTCGGCATTTGAATTCAACACGCTCAAAATCAAGAGCGCCATCAACATCCCGGTAGCATTTGACACTTTTGAAGATGAAGTTAAAAAACTGCATGCCAAGACCAAGAAAACTCTAGTGTTTTACTGTAATGGTCATACCTGTATGAAATCTTACGCCGCTGCCCAACGTGCCAAGGAAGCCGGTTTAGATGATGTGCTCGCCTTTGATGCCGGTATTTTCGACTGGACCAAGGCCCATCCCGATCAGGCCGTTTTATTGGGACAAAGCCCGGTCAATATCGGCGACCTGATACCCAAGAAAAAACTTAAAGCTCGTATGCTGGACCCCGACAAATTCAGCGATATGGCCACCCAAGATCAGTCGAAAACATTGGTAATCGATATACGTGATAAGTTTCAGCGCGCCGGTGTGGGCTTCTTTCCCGGCATGGAGCGTTGGACCAGCCTGAATGATATGGACAAGCTCTATATGCACGTGAAAAAAGCGGCCGCTAAAAACAAAACCATTTACATTTATGACGAAGTCGGTAAGCAGGTTCGCTGGCTGCAATACGCCCTGGAACGCCTGGGGGTGAAAAATTACTACTTCATGAGTGATGGCGCCCGTGGTTATTACAAAATGATCGCCAAAGCACCATAAGCTGATATCTCCACGGAAAAAGCCGGTTTACACCGGCTTTTTTTTGCATTTCCAAAAGCGCGGCTGGAACCGTGGCATTAATTATGCTAATTATCAAAGGATAGGCAACGAACAGAACAAGGGACCATACATGCAAACCACTAACCCCGAAGATATTCTGCAGTTTTGGTACAAGCCGGAAAATGCAACCCAATGGTTCAGCGCCACTTCGGAGTTGGATGTTGAAATCCGTATTCGTTACTTGCACGTTTGGAAACAAGCTTTGGACGGCAAACTGGATAATTGGAAAGACAATGCCAGTGGTTGTCTGGCCCTATGCATCATCCTGGATCAGTTTCCCCTGCACATTTTCCGAGGCAGCGCCAAAAGTTATTCATCGGAAGCAGCAGCCATTGACGTGGCCAAACACGCCATACGCCAAGGATTCAATAAACTCATTCCGGATGAACAAATCGCATTTTTGTATATGCCACTGATGCACAGTGAAAACAAAAATGATCAGGAGCTTTCGGTAAAACTGTTTGAATCCACAGGATTGAAAGAGAGCATCAAGTTCGCCCGTCATCACCGCGATTTAATCCAGCGCTTTGGCCGTTTCCC comes from the Gammaproteobacteria bacterium genome and includes:
- a CDS encoding nitric oxide reductase activation protein translates to MKNTPGQKTPLTAQHIEALLDRCLDVEFSFIKTETPARILAQLEQEQQAYILSWVQRVAGTNIQLAYQFITHAIDALEHLNKSTVETWALHAMDTYDKTGLHAALEVIRNVDNFVELDRIRKTGVSFEDRSVVLQHFIHGLSGRKLNLKTSLHSHTDTETLYVPELISTMDDKDSNFLLYKASVALLWAQTRFGTFAAHMPALLDQHKQDSHWLQLFHCMETLRLESCIQRELPGLYRSMTDIKSRIGHQLPPQWLAIAARLSQANTGTALVFRLSREHLGNLSPYEPLPYQGILDPEKAIACIDARLQREKARLRTALFKLQQELGKPQQQPQQQPQQEQQAPPQFQNKTHENNPQDLDVEITLDDQPVQPPESVKALLSSIQQDLGEIPDEYLVPAGPGEYDPALLTDREADPSDVWKGTYHEEGAFLYNEWDYRRQHYRKNWCAVRELELTPRFDHFARDTLNKYSGLIKHLRRTFEALRDEHRNLKRQSHGENIDLDAVVEALADCKDGREMSEHLFSRMHRVERNIAVCFMVDMSGSTKGWINDAERESLLLLCETLETLGDRYAIYGFSGMARKRCEIYKIKQFHEPYNNEIKGRISAIEPKDYTRMGFAIRHLGQVLNTIEARTRILIALSDGKPDDYDNYRGEYGIEDTRRALMEVRRSGIHPYCITIDKEAKDYLPHMYGPAAYTVIDEVSKLPMKVSDIYRRLTT
- a CDS encoding L,D-transpeptidase family protein codes for the protein MRSQLYITLLILGFGAGFTGAAAVAAKDEKPAAKTVDKVLVLKAERKMFLLHKNQRLKEYSISLGDDPIGHKQQQGDERTPEGHYIIDYRNPQSRYHLSLHINYPNAADKQRARQKGVNPGGDIFIHGLPNGMGLLSSAFKHSDWTDGCIAVTNEEIEEIWRLVKNGTPIEIRP
- a CDS encoding rhodanese-like domain-containing protein; its protein translation is MYRLALLLLVSLLASSFVYAAEDFPGRTHNKYKNVPYIELNDLHSRLANVTIVDVRSAFEFNTLKIKSAINIPVAFDTFEDEVKKLHAKTKKTLVFYCNGHTCMKSYAAAQRAKEAGLDDVLAFDAGIFDWTKAHPDQAVLLGQSPVNIGDLIPKKKLKARMLDPDKFSDMATQDQSKTLVIDIRDKFQRAGVGFFPGMERWTSLNDMDKLYMHVKKAAAKNKTIYIYDEVGKQVRWLQYALERLGVKNYYFMSDGARGYYKMIAKAP
- a CDS encoding DUF924 domain-containing protein yields the protein MQTTNPEDILQFWYKPENATQWFSATSELDVEIRIRYLHVWKQALDGKLDNWKDNASGCLALCIILDQFPLHIFRGSAKSYSSEAAAIDVAKHAIRQGFNKLIPDEQIAFLYMPLMHSENKNDQELSVKLFESTGLKESIKFARHHRDLIQRFGRFPHRNKILGRESTLEELSYLESKEAFTG